A portion of the Pseudodesulfovibrio alkaliphilus genome contains these proteins:
- a CDS encoding HD domain-containing protein — MNVYLAGGAVRDLLLGRPVTDRDYLVTGATRQEFLRRFPEAREVGRSFPVFLLDGLEFSFPRKNFIDEELRSRDLTVNAMLLARDGSLVCHPNSLDDLWSRTLRPASLQSFLDDPLRVFRAARFWAKMPDFSPHQELVETMKLVAAKGLLDHLPADRVGQETRKALLCESPGNYLRLLAKTNCLVPWFSEFKQSMNIPAGPAPYHDTDVLEHSCRVMDSLAGDAVAVWMGLCHDIGKTITPTEMLPRHFGHDQAGMDMADALARRIRLPNALALAGRKGAQWHMTAARYRELRPGTKVDMLMDLHRCGILRRLFRLVNADQDVDDWHLAARDMRRVLAVRLAPEQRDLGPDSGARLRQLRAQSVAFRQK; from the coding sequence ATGAATGTGTATCTGGCAGGCGGCGCGGTCCGCGACCTTCTCCTGGGCAGACCCGTCACCGACAGGGATTATCTGGTCACCGGGGCGACCAGACAGGAATTCCTCAGGCGCTTTCCCGAGGCAAGAGAGGTCGGCCGAAGCTTTCCGGTCTTTCTCCTCGACGGACTCGAGTTCTCCTTTCCGCGCAAGAACTTCATCGACGAAGAACTACGGTCGCGAGACCTGACTGTCAATGCCATGCTCCTCGCCCGCGACGGCAGTCTTGTCTGCCACCCGAACAGCCTGGACGACCTCTGGTCGCGCACCCTGCGCCCCGCCTCGCTCCAATCGTTTCTGGACGACCCCCTGCGCGTCTTCCGTGCCGCCCGGTTCTGGGCCAAAATGCCCGACTTCTCCCCCCACCAAGAACTGGTGGAGACCATGAAACTGGTGGCCGCCAAAGGACTGCTCGACCACCTTCCGGCCGACCGCGTCGGCCAAGAAACGCGCAAGGCCCTGCTTTGCGAATCCCCAGGCAACTATCTTAGATTACTAGCAAAAACAAATTGCCTCGTTCCCTGGTTCTCAGAGTTCAAGCAAAGCATGAACATTCCTGCGGGGCCTGCCCCCTACCACGACACCGATGTGCTCGAACACAGCTGCCGCGTCATGGACAGTCTGGCTGGTGATGCCGTGGCCGTGTGGATGGGATTGTGCCACGACATAGGCAAAACCATTACGCCAACGGAAATGCTCCCCAGACACTTCGGCCACGACCAAGCCGGCATGGACATGGCCGATGCCCTTGCCCGACGAATCCGGCTCCCCAATGCCCTGGCCCTGGCCGGACGCAAGGGGGCGCAGTGGCACATGACCGCCGCCCGGTATCGCGAACTGCGTCCGGGGACCAAGGTGGACATGCTCATGGACCTGCACCGCTGCGGCATACTGCGGCGGCTATTCCGGCTCGTAAACGCGGATCAGGACGTGGACGACTGGCATCTGGCCGCTCGAGACATGCGCCGCGTCCTGGCGGTACGACTCGCCCCGGAGCAGCGCGACCTCGGCCCGGACTCCGGAGCCAGGCTCCGACAGCTTCGCGCGCAGTCCGTGGCCTTCCGTCAAAAATAA